The genome window TATTTCAATTCTTTGAGATAGCGACAGCATTTATAGGGTTCCTCTTCGGGGTTAATCCGTTTAATCAGCCGTGGGTGGAAACCGGTAAGAATAACTTGTACGGCGCACTGGGCAAGCCGGGATTTCAAACCCGCAATGAGCAAATAGAAAAGATGCAAAAAGACTCTGTTTGCTGGAAAATATAAAAGGTTACATTTCATCCTGCCGTCCTGGGGTTGGTATTAATTCCTGAGCTCAAAACTTGTGTATGATATGAGGAACTATGAAAGAAACTATTTTAAATAACGGAGCGCATTACTCCAAAGACGGCAACTGCCGGTTTTCTCTGTGGGCGCCGGATTTTAAATCTGCTGAGTAAAAAAAAGTTATCTATAACAGGTAGTACCTTAGCCAGATATAAATCATAGATATAAAAATAGTCAGCATCATAATGGGAAAACCGTATGCCGCAAAACGCATAAAAGAAATCTTCCTTCCTGCCTTTTCAGCCATTCCAACCACTATGACATTTGCTGTGGCACCGATGGCTGAGCCGTTACCACCTAAGCACGCTCCCAATGCCAAAGACCACCATATGGGCATAAGGTCTTTGTGCCGGAGCAGGTCAATACCCTCAAGGTTAGGCCAGAGTTGATGCGCCATGTTTATTATCAGGGGATTCATAGTGGCAACAAAAGGAATGTTATCAATAATTGCCGATGCAATTGCTGAAAACCATAGAACGACCATGCTTGTGGCAAACAAGTTTCCATTGGTAAGAGCAAGCATTTTAAGCGATAACAAATTGACAAGCCCACCCTTTACCACGCCTCCGACTATTATAAAAAGCCCTATAAAAAAGAAAATCGTCGGCCATTCTACCTCCGCAAGTATATGGTGCGGCTCTTGGGTCTTTGACAGTAAAAGTAAAAGCCCCGCACCAAAAAGCGCTATTGTTGCCGGTTCATAGTGAAGCACGCCGTGAAAAACAAATCCGGTTAGTACCAATCCCAGCACTAATAGAGACTTCTTAAGCATCAACGGATTTCTTATTGCCTCTCTTTCATCCATTTGAAGAATTCTTAATTTCTTTTCTTCCGTTGTCTTCAGTTTGTTGCTGAATACTATTTTAATAACAAAAACAAGTACAACCATCATTAAAACAACTATCGGGGTCAGATGTACGATGAAATCCATAAAATCAAGTTTCGCTTTTGAGGCAATCATGATGTTTGGCGGATCCCCTATGAGCGTTGCCGTCCCTCCGATATTGGATGCTACAGCCTCC of Nitrospirae bacterium YQR-1 contains these proteins:
- a CDS encoding ArsB/NhaD family transporter, giving the protein MHETAATTITAGGFVFYASTIIFVAAYVAIISEKIHKTIVAIFGASLMIILNILNQHEAFHVEELGVDWNVIFLLISMMIIINLMRPTGFFEYIAIKGARMGKGDPIRIMIIFAVVTAVLSALLDNVTTVLLITPVTILIADALDVDPVPFLIMEAVASNIGGTATLIGDPPNIMIASKAKLDFMDFIVHLTPIVVLMMVVLVFVIKIVFSNKLKTTEEKKLRILQMDEREAIRNPLMLKKSLLVLGLVLTGFVFHGVLHYEPATIALFGAGLLLLLSKTQEPHHILAEVEWPTIFFFIGLFIIVGGVVKGGLVNLLSLKMLALTNGNLFATSMVVLWFSAIASAIIDNIPFVATMNPLIINMAHQLWPNLEGIDLLRHKDLMPIWWSLALGACLGGNGSAIGATANVIVVGMAEKAGRKISFMRFAAYGFPIMMLTIFISMIYIWLRYYLL